Proteins found in one Arachis stenosperma cultivar V10309 chromosome 8, arast.V10309.gnm1.PFL2, whole genome shotgun sequence genomic segment:
- the LOC130945704 gene encoding uncharacterized protein LOC130945704, with protein sequence MKIKHQFTSVEHPQANGQAEVANKVILAGLKKRLQDAKGAWAEELPQVLWAYRTTPQFATGETPFRLAYGVEAIIPVEINEQSLRVSFYDEVGNVQGHKEELELLPEVREQAQIRELLSFIYETYRLKLDKT encoded by the exons atgaagatcaagcatcagttcacctcggtagaacacccacaagcgaATGGACAAGCCGAGGTAGCCAATAAAGTTATACTGGCAGGGTTGAAGAAAAGGTTgcaagatgcaaagggagcATGGGCTGAAGAGCTTCCTCAAGTACTATGGGCTTATCGGACCACACCTCAGTtcgccacaggagaaacacctTTCCGACTTGCTTATGGCGTAGAAGCTATAATACCAGttgaaatcaatgagcaaagtcTGAGGGTAAGCTTCTACGACGAGGTTGGCAatgtacaggggcacaaagaagAACTTGAACTACTCCCTGAAGTTCGAGAAcaagcccagataagagaa TTATTATCGTTTATCTACGAAACGtaccgacttaagctcgacaaaacgtaa
- the LOC130946898 gene encoding enoyl-[acyl-carrier-protein] reductase, mitochondrial, whose product MLRSLVAKPHSSQCFIFNLSQKLLHGNGAAQFRATRAFTPRSVAGVSPPSKAIVYEEHGQPDAVTKLVEFPGVEVKENDVCVKMLCAPINPSDINRIQGVYPVRPELPAVGGYEGVGEVYSVGSAVTSLSPGDWVIPSPPSFGTWQTYIVKDQSVWHKIDKGVPMEYSATITVNPLTALLMLEDGVTLSSGDAIVQNGATSMVGQCVIQLAKSRGIRSINIIRDRAGVDEVKETLKNLGADHVFTENELEVKNVKGLLNDIPEPALGFNCVGGNAASLVLKFLRQGGTMVTYGGMSKRPVTVPTSAFIFKELSLRGFWLQKWLSTEKAVESRRMIDKLLGLVHEGKLKYNMELAPFSDFNTSLDKALGKLGSQPKQVIKF is encoded by the exons ATGTTGCGATCGTTGGTTGCAAAACCTCACAGTTCCCAATGCTTTATCTTCAACCTCTCGCAGAAGTTACTTCACGGAAACGGCGCAGCTCAATTCCGAGCAACGCGCGCATTCACGCCGCGTTCAGTTGCCGGGGTGTCGCCGCCGTCGAAGGCGATCGTGTACGAGGAGCACGGGCAACCCGACGCGGTGACGAAGCTGGTGGAGTTTCCAGGTGTGGAAGTGAAGGAGAATGATGTGTGCGTGAAGATGCTGTGTGCTCCCATAAACCCTTCCGACATTAACAGAATACAAGGCGTGTATCCCGTCAGGCCAGAGCTACCCGCAGTTGGTGGCTACGAAGGCGTTGGAGAGGTTTACTCCGTCGGCTCCGCTGTCACTTCTCTCTCTCCTGGTGACTGGGTCATTCCTTCTCCACCGTCCTTCG GGACATGGCAGACATACATTGTGAAAGATCAGAGTGTATGGCACAAGATAGACAAGGGCGTGCCTATGGAATATTCTGCTACCATCACTGTTAATCCCTTGACTGCTCTCCTCATGCTTGAAGACGGTGTTACTTTGAGCTCAG GGGATGCAATTGTGCAAAATGGAGCTACCAGCATGGTTGGGCAGTGCGTCATTCAGCTTGCAAAATCTCGCGGTATTCGCAGCATAAATATTATAAGGGACAG GGCTGGGGTTGATGAAGTGAAAGAAACTCTTAAGAATTTGGGTGCTGATCACGTTTTCACTGAGAATGAATTGGAAGTGAAGAATGTAAAGGGTCTCCTG AATGATATACCTGAACCTGCACTAGGATTCAACTGTGTTGGTGGCAATGCTGCTTCTCTGGTTCTCAAATTTTTGAG ACAAGGAGGAACTATGGTGACTTATGGTGGAATGTCTAAAAGGCCTGTTACTGTGCCTACCTCAGCCTTCATATTTAAG GAACTTTCCTTGAGGGGGTTCTGGCTGCAGAAATGGTTGAGCACAGAGAAAGCTGTAGAGAGCAGAAGAATGATAGACAAGCTTTTGGGTCTTGTACATGAGGGCAAGTTAAAATACAA CATGGAGCTGGCTCCTTTTAGTGATTTTAATACATCATTGGATAAGGCTCTTGGAAAACTTGGGAGCCAACCTAAACAAGTGATCAAATTCTAA
- the LOC130946897 gene encoding uncharacterized protein YKR070W, which yields MARFHLFRKALQSEVRKRTTFSSLAPSRSFSQLSSPSQQRPSFGIAFDIDGVILLGNSPVGGSPAALRRLYDSTGRLRIPYVFLTNGGGFPEAKRASELSQILGINISPAQVLQGHSPFRQLASRFENELVVAAGKGEPAAVMSEYGFKNVLTIDEYASCFEHIDPLAPYKKWTTKNVKVNESTPRNDVFSERVQAAFIVSDPVDWSRDIQVLCDILKTGGLPGRNTGPQPSLYFANDDLEYQTAFPSERLGMGAFRIALESIFNSIHSQPLDYTSFGKPNPSVFQNAEIVLRQLVPLVYNDVPAKNHNNAQHFKTLYMIGDNPAVDIRGARQTGHPWFSILTRTGVFKGKENHHKFPADLVVDSVEEAVDYILTKECKDS from the exons ATGGCGAGGTTCCATCTCTTCAGGAAAGCATTGCAGAGCGAAGTGAGGAAGCGAACTACGTTCTCGTCTCTAGCACCTTCTCGCTCATTTTCTCAGCTCTCTTCGCCATCGCAACAACG CCCTTCCTTTGGCATTGCGTTCGACATCGATGGAGTCATTCTCCTCGGAAACTCCCCGGTCGGCGGTTCTCCGGCAGCGCTAAGAAGATTATACGATTCCACTG GTAGACTCAGAATCCCTTATGTCTTCCTTACCAATG GTGGTGGTTTTCCTGAAGCTAAAAGGGCCTCTGAGCTGAGTCAAATATTGGGTATAAACATCTCACCTGCACAG GTTTTACAGGGCCATTCACCATTTAGGCAATTGGCTAGCAG ATTTGAGAATGAGCTCGTTGTTGCTGCGGGAAAAGGGGAACCTGCTGCAGTGATGTCTGAATATGGCTTTAA AAATGTTCTTACAATTGATGAATATGCATCATGCTTTGAACATATTGATCCATTGGCCCCATACAAGAAATGGACTACCAAGAATGTAAAGGTTAATGAGAGCACTCCAAGGAATGATGTCTTCTCTGAAAGGGTTCAAGCAGCATTCATAGTTAGTGACCCTGTTGATTGGAGCAGGGACATACAG GTTCTATGCGACATATTAAAAACAGGAGGCCTGCCCGGAAGAAATACTGGACCACAACCAAGTCTATATTTTGCAAATGATGACCTTGAATACCAG ACTGCATTTCCTTCTGAACGTTTGGGAATGGGAGCTTTCAGGATTGCATTAGAATCCATCTTCAATAG TATTCACTCTCAACCTCTGGATTACACAAGTTTTGGCAAACCTAATCCATCTGTATTCCAGAATGCAGAGATTGTGTTACGACAACTTGTTCCGCTGGTTTACAATGATGTCCCTGCTAAAAATCACAACAATGCTCAACATTTTAAAACACTTTACATGATTGGAGATAATCCTGCAGTTGACATTAGGGGTGCACGACAG ACTGGCCATCCTTGGTTTTCTATTCTCACGAGAACTGGAGTATTCAAGGGGAAGGAAAATCATCACAAATTCCCAGCAGATCTG GTTGTTGACAGTGTAGAAGAGGCAGTGGACTACATTCTGACCAAAGAATGCAAAGATTCGTAG